The following are from one region of the Dreissena polymorpha isolate Duluth1 chromosome 2, UMN_Dpol_1.0, whole genome shotgun sequence genome:
- the LOC127865989 gene encoding multiple inositol polyphosphate phosphatase 1-like, with the protein MDASMTVICYFVYFLFLFNFTDAFRKDIFSTKTAYKFSADVQLSSVENQFMKAELNGKSCSAVNFQVLLRHGARYPGYKDIRKMSQLHEMLKIIVKSPEANFIHTWKNDFPEVMEKQLVDEGEEEQFGLGERFGKNFKDLFHGSVDSVDFYSSSKERCLDSAAAFYEGLTEAVIGESFDNLKPIIDDDILRFHATCKNYFHHVENNRSHLIHHKKFKTSSEMETVARNVANRLGVEHAELDAGDLKLIYFWCTFEMIILNKDDWCYLLSDEDKEVIEYHNDIKQYWKKAYGHPVIGEMACPIVNKIFNNFKSAIDPETRDSVGAFYFGHCETLAPVYAALGLFNDSLPLTDTNFELLRNRSFKSSKILPFSANIATVLYECPDYAEDGSHSDDFVVRMFVNEKPVVIPACDEYVCRFDDVWNFYLNHIESCNIEKVCGAKIRDEL; encoded by the exons atggaCGCGTCCATGACTGTTATTTGCTATTTTGTGTATTTTCTGTTTCTATTTAATTTTACGGACGCATTTCGAAAGGATATATTTTCTACAAAAACGGCATATAAATTCTCGGCGGATGTACAGTTGTCATCTGTAGAAAATCAGTTTATGAAAGCAGAGTTAAATGGAAAGTCGTGCTCGGCTGTCAATTTTCAAGTGTTATTAAGGCATGGTGCACGTTACCCTGGTTACAAGGATATCAGAAAGATGTCACAACTGCATGAAATGTTAAAAATTATCGTCAAGTCGCCGGAGGCCAATTTCATACACACGTGGAAGAATGACTTTCCCGAGGTGATGGAGAAACAATTGGTTGATGAGGGCGAAGAAGAACAATTTGGATTGGGAGAACGTTTCGGAAAGAATTTTAAGGACCTATTCCATGGAAGTGTGGATTCAGTGGACTTTTACTCTTCAAGCAAAGAGAGATGCCTTGATAGTGCAGCTGCATTTTATGAAGGATTAACAGAAGCAGTAATTGGTGAATCATTCGATAATCTCAAGCCAATCATTGATGATGACATATTGCGATTTCATGCCACCTGTAAAAACTATTTCCATCACGTTGAAAACAACAGATCACATCTGATTCATCATAAAAAATTTAAAACCAGTTCCGAGATGGAAACTGTTGCCAGAAATGTGGCAAATCGTCTTGGTGTCGAACATGCTGAGCTTGATGCAG GTGACTTGAAACTGATCTATTTCTGGTGCACATTTGaaatgattatattaaacaaagatGACTGGTGCTATTTGCTGTCAGATGAGGACAAAGAAGTTATTGAGTACCACAATGACATCAAA CAATACTGGAAGAAAGCTTATGGTCATCCAGTAATAGGAGAAATGGCCTGTCCTATAGTGAACAAGATATTTAACAACTTTAAAAGTGCAATCGACCCAGAAACCAG GGACTCTGTTGGGGCTTTTTACTTCGGCCATTGTGAAACCCTCGCTCCTGTGTATGCAGCCCTGGGATTGTTCAATGATTCCCTGCCACTCACCGACACAAACTTTGAGTTGCTACGAAACCGATCGTTTAAATCCAGTAAAATCTTACCCTTCTCAGCAAACATTGCAACAGTGCTGTACGAGTGTCCAGACTATGCCGAGGACGGCTCCCATAGCGATGACTTTGTTGTAAGAATGTTTGTAAATGAGAAGCCAGTTGTGATACCAGCCTGCGACGAATATGTTTGCCGATTTGACGATGTTTGGAATTTTTACTTGAATCATATTGAATCTTGTAATATAGAAAAAGTTTGTGGAGCTAAAATTCGTGATGAATTGTGA